The following are from one region of the Acidobacteriota bacterium genome:
- a CDS encoding lysine--tRNA ligase gives MHPLKELAASSPAWPFAEARSLVKRYAEKAPEKGYVLFETGYGPSGLPHIGTFAEVARTLMVLNAFRILSDLPTRLICYSDDMDGLRKVPDNIPQQERIAQHLGKPLTQVPDPFGEYPSFAHHNNARLRAFLDGFGFEYEFYSSTECYRSGRFDEALLAVLRHHEDIRRVVLPTLGPERQATYSPFLPLCPSTGEVLQVPILETDAAAGTITFDDATGERQTVEVTGGRVKCQWKVDWAMRWHALAVDYEMSGKDLLESVILSSKITRVLGSRPPETYTYELFLDEKGEKISKSKGNGLTIDEWLAYATPESLSLFLYRKPRKAKRLHSGVIPRTMDEYQQHQEGFAKLPPEKQINDPLFHIHSGDVPTESFGLSYSVLLNLASVAHVRETDELWQFVRRYLPDSPKHPSEETERLLKRAVRYYADFVEPNLKLRTPSELEAEAFGELAKGLRSLDPEASAEDIQTVVYEVGKAYPFESLRHWFQALYECLIGQSAGPRMGTFFKVFGLENSIDLIESKI, from the coding sequence ATGCACCCCTTGAAAGAGTTGGCCGCTTCGTCCCCCGCCTGGCCCTTCGCCGAGGCCCGAAGCCTGGTCAAGCGCTACGCAGAGAAGGCGCCGGAGAAGGGCTACGTGCTGTTTGAGACCGGCTACGGGCCTTCGGGATTGCCCCACATCGGCACCTTCGCCGAGGTGGCGCGCACCCTGATGGTGCTGAACGCTTTCCGGATTCTGAGCGACCTGCCGACCCGGCTGATTTGCTATTCCGACGATATGGACGGACTGCGCAAGGTGCCGGACAACATCCCGCAGCAAGAACGGATCGCCCAGCACCTGGGAAAGCCCCTGACCCAGGTGCCGGATCCCTTTGGCGAGTACCCGAGTTTTGCCCACCACAACAACGCCCGGCTGCGCGCATTCCTCGACGGATTTGGCTTTGAGTACGAATTCTATTCCTCGACCGAGTGCTACCGGAGCGGGCGCTTCGACGAGGCCCTCTTGGCGGTGCTTCGCCATCACGAGGATATTCGCCGGGTGGTCCTCCCCACCCTCGGCCCGGAGCGCCAGGCCACCTACTCGCCCTTCCTGCCGCTGTGTCCGTCCACGGGTGAGGTTTTGCAGGTGCCGATTCTTGAGACCGACGCGGCGGCCGGGACGATCACCTTCGACGACGCCACCGGTGAGCGGCAGACCGTCGAGGTCACCGGCGGCCGGGTGAAGTGCCAGTGGAAAGTCGACTGGGCGATGCGCTGGCACGCCCTCGCGGTGGACTACGAGATGTCCGGCAAGGATCTTCTCGAATCGGTGATCCTGTCGAGCAAAATCACCCGGGTGCTGGGCAGCCGCCCACCGGAGACCTATACCTACGAGCTCTTCCTGGACGAGAAGGGCGAAAAGATCTCCAAGTCCAAGGGCAACGGCTTGACCATCGACGAGTGGCTCGCCTACGCCACGCCGGAGAGCCTTTCGCTTTTTCTGTACCGCAAACCGCGCAAGGCCAAGCGCCTGCACAGCGGGGTCATACCCCGCACCATGGACGAATACCAGCAGCACCAGGAAGGCTTCGCCAAGCTGCCGCCGGAGAAGCAGATCAACGATCCCCTGTTCCACATTCACAGCGGCGACGTGCCGACGGAGTCCTTCGGCCTGAGCTACTCGGTATTACTCAACCTAGCGAGCGTGGCGCACGTGCGCGAAACGGACGAACTGTGGCAGTTCGTGCGGCGCTACCTGCCGGACTCGCCGAAACATCCGTCGGAAGAGACCGAGCGGCTCTTGAAGCGGGCGGTGCGCTACTACGCCGACTTCGTGGAGCCGAATCTGAAGCTACGCACCCCTTCGGAGCTGGAAGCCGAAGCCTTCGGTGAGCTGGCGAAGGGCCTGCGTTCCCTCGATCCGGAGGCGAGCGCCGAAGACATTCAGACGGTGGTCTACGAAGTGGGCAAGGCCTACCCTTTCGAGTCCCTACGGCACTGGTTCCAAGCTCTCTACGAATGCCTGATCGGTCAGTCCGCCGGGCCGCGGATGGGCACCTTCTTCAAGGTGTTCGGGCTGGAGAACTCGATCGATTTGATCGAGTCGAAGATCTAG
- a CDS encoding PQQ-binding-like beta-propeller repeat protein, with translation MNPSAKEPRTPGHPLRLWPGIVLVVTQWLARFGLPLIVPAAVPIGAMAALLCGLGIVVWWMFFSRAPRAERFGAVALLVVLMVSAWFLLHPSIATGMMGLMFIVYSVPVISLAFVVWTVASRGLSVRARWASMAGAIALGCGVWTLVQTAGMTGNAESEFMWRWADTPEERLLARGEVAATGSVAEADLGSTWPGFRGVDRNGDVPGERIATDWAASPPMELWRRPVGPGWSSFAVANGVFYTQEQRGEEEVVSAYELTTGEPVWRHRDPVRFWESNAGPGPRGTPTLHQGRIFSFGATGVLNALRAEDGSRLWSRDVAADTGVNPPTWGFASSPLVAGDLVVVAASGALAAYDLDSGEPRWLGPNLKGGYSSPHLLTLGGVEQILQLRGKGLVSVAVADGKLLWEHDWSGDPVLQPALTDQGDVLISVNAGSGIRRIAVDQGSEGWATEELWTSRGLKPYFSDFVVHRGHAYGFDGRILSCIELESGERQWKGGRYGSGQLVLLPRQDLLLVISEQGELALVQAKPDGFAEVARFPALASKTWNHPVLVGDHLLVRNDREMAAFRLAMADGL, from the coding sequence ATGAATCCATCTGCGAAAGAACCACGGACCCCAGGTCATCCCCTCCGCCTATGGCCGGGCATCGTCCTCGTCGTCACCCAGTGGCTGGCCCGCTTCGGGCTGCCGCTGATCGTTCCGGCCGCCGTTCCAATCGGGGCGATGGCGGCGCTGCTCTGCGGGCTGGGAATCGTCGTCTGGTGGATGTTCTTCAGCCGGGCGCCGCGAGCGGAGCGCTTTGGGGCGGTCGCTTTGCTGGTGGTGCTGATGGTGTCGGCGTGGTTCTTGCTCCATCCGTCGATCGCCACCGGAATGATGGGTTTGATGTTCATCGTCTATTCGGTACCGGTGATCAGTTTGGCTTTCGTCGTCTGGACGGTGGCCTCTCGAGGTCTTTCGGTCCGTGCGCGCTGGGCTTCGATGGCGGGGGCGATCGCCCTCGGCTGTGGAGTGTGGACGCTGGTCCAGACCGCGGGGATGACCGGCAACGCCGAGTCGGAGTTCATGTGGCGGTGGGCGGACACGCCGGAGGAGCGGTTGCTGGCGCGGGGTGAGGTGGCTGCAACGGGCTCGGTGGCGGAGGCAGATCTGGGGAGTACCTGGCCGGGGTTCCGGGGGGTGGATCGAAACGGTGATGTGCCCGGGGAACGGATTGCGACGGATTGGGCGGCTTCCCCACCGATGGAGCTTTGGCGGCGGCCGGTCGGCCCGGGCTGGTCCTCTTTCGCCGTCGCGAACGGGGTCTTCTACACCCAGGAGCAACGCGGCGAAGAGGAAGTGGTCTCAGCCTATGAGTTGACCACCGGCGAGCCGGTGTGGAGGCATCGGGACCCGGTGCGATTTTGGGAGTCGAACGCCGGTCCTGGCCCCCGGGGGACGCCGACCCTCCATCAGGGACGGATCTTCTCGTTCGGTGCCACCGGCGTTCTCAACGCTTTGCGGGCAGAGGACGGTTCCCGTCTGTGGTCCCGTGACGTGGCCGCCGATACCGGGGTGAACCCGCCCACCTGGGGCTTTGCCAGTTCACCTTTGGTGGCCGGTGACCTGGTGGTGGTGGCGGCCTCCGGCGCGCTGGCGGCCTATGACCTCGACTCCGGCGAGCCACGGTGGCTCGGTCCGAACCTGAAGGGCGGCTACAGCTCGCCCCATCTGCTGACCCTCGGAGGCGTCGAGCAGATTTTGCAGCTTCGCGGTAAGGGCCTGGTGAGCGTTGCGGTGGCGGACGGCAAGTTGCTCTGGGAGCATGATTGGTCGGGCGACCCGGTGTTGCAGCCCGCTCTGACGGACCAAGGCGACGTATTGATCAGCGTCAACGCCGGCAGTGGCATCCGTCGGATCGCCGTCGACCAGGGCTCCGAGGGCTGGGCGACGGAGGAGCTCTGGACGTCGCGAGGCTTGAAGCCCTACTTCAGCGACTTCGTCGTCCACCGGGGCCATGCCTACGGTTTCGACGGGCGGATCCTCTCCTGCATCGAGCTGGAAAGCGGCGAACGTCAGTGGAAGGGCGGCCGCTACGGCAGCGGGCAACTCGTCTTGCTGCCGCGGCAGGACCTTCTGCTGGTGATCTCCGAGCAGGGCGAACTGGCCCTGGTGCAGGCCAAACCGGACGGTTTTGCCGAGGTCGCGCGCTTTCCGGCCCTCGCCAGCAAGACCTGGAATCACCCGGTGCTCGTCGGCGACCATCTGCTGGTGCGCAACGATCGCGAGATGGCCGCTTTTCGGCTAGCGATGGCGGACGGGCTCTGA
- the epmA gene encoding EF-P lysine aminoacylase EpmA encodes MEVWRPTASHEALVARAEVLAKVRSFFAERGVLEVETPLLAGATVTDLHLHSLSTRVRMGGGARDLYLQTSPEFAMKRLLAAGSGSIFQIGRAFRDDERSHLHASEFTLLEWYRVGFDHRALMAEVSDFLSAILGTPPAVFASYGDVFEQQVGIDPHTATPASLAAAAERAGLAVVGLGEEDRNGWLELLMSQVVEPHLGLGRPTLVDDFPASQAALARVVRRHGVEVAERFEVYVEGTELANGYHELIDPLEQRRRFEDDLRARARVGLPAVPIDEHLLAALEAGLPPCAGIAMGVDRLVMLATGADHIDEVVAFPMERS; translated from the coding sequence ATGGAGGTTTGGCGGCCGACGGCGAGCCACGAGGCCCTGGTGGCCCGCGCCGAGGTGCTCGCCAAGGTGCGCTCGTTCTTTGCCGAGCGCGGAGTCCTCGAAGTCGAGACTCCGCTGCTTGCCGGTGCGACGGTGACGGATCTTCATCTGCACAGCCTCTCGACCCGCGTTCGAATGGGCGGTGGGGCGCGTGACCTCTACTTGCAGACCTCGCCGGAGTTCGCGATGAAGCGGCTGCTGGCGGCCGGTAGCGGCTCGATCTTCCAGATCGGCCGCGCCTTCCGGGACGATGAACGGAGCCATCTTCACGCGTCGGAGTTCACCCTGTTGGAGTGGTACCGCGTCGGCTTCGATCACCGGGCCCTGATGGCCGAGGTCAGCGATTTCCTGAGCGCGATCCTCGGCACGCCGCCAGCGGTGTTCGCCAGCTACGGGGACGTCTTCGAGCAGCAGGTGGGGATCGATCCGCACACGGCAACCCCTGCCTCGCTGGCCGCCGCCGCAGAGCGGGCGGGCCTCGCCGTCGTCGGCCTCGGCGAGGAGGACCGCAACGGCTGGCTGGAGCTGCTGATGAGCCAGGTGGTCGAACCGCACCTCGGCCTTGGGCGGCCGACCCTGGTGGACGACTTCCCCGCCTCCCAGGCGGCCCTGGCGAGGGTGGTGCGGCGGCACGGCGTGGAGGTCGCCGAACGCTTTGAGGTGTACGTCGAGGGCACGGAACTGGCGAATGGCTATCACGAGCTGATCGACCCGCTGGAGCAACGGCGCCGCTTCGAGGACGATTTGCGGGCGCGGGCGAGAGTGGGCTTGCCGGCGGTGCCGATCGATGAGCACCTGCTGGCCGCCCTTGAAGCGGGTTTGCCACCCTGCGCCGGCATTGCCATGGGTGTGGACCGGCTGGTGATGCTGGCCACCGGGGCGGACCATATTGACGAGGTGGTCGCCTTCCCGATGGAGCGGTCCTGA
- a CDS encoding DapH/DapD/GlmU-related protein, giving the protein MTERGASGTPPRRVDPAALPASCRVGSGSRIFAGDLQVGEDVVIGDNVTLVGDRVVLGSGVTIDSGCDLRAGVLEIGERSEIAPDVQVLVAESFLLGMAARVSSRVRILCRDFSAGRLYYMGDEACVGYGGTTTSTARVKIGHHVTIGQHSILNSNHLIEIGDDVGTGSYLALWTHGYHFGHGPLEGIEPAYAAIRVERNAWLGFQVTLLPGVTVGENSILAAGSVVTRSIPPNVLAAGAPAKVKKELGDQSVRGAEAVEAVARVLRAWQRELEWKGCSVTGDFERPEGAEITVRLADGSGSTRVVLLADGQGVPERQADAETLVLVTVDERPEIGALADASTSVFHLRAGRLRGARTPVVEDLRDQFRRYAMPCGDDRTFSSIEPQPFARLRAVTSGG; this is encoded by the coding sequence ATGACCGAAAGAGGCGCCTCAGGCACCCCACCGCGCCGGGTCGATCCGGCTGCGCTGCCGGCCTCTTGCCGAGTGGGCAGCGGGTCGCGGATCTTCGCCGGCGATCTACAAGTGGGGGAGGACGTGGTGATCGGCGACAACGTCACCCTGGTCGGGGATCGCGTCGTCCTCGGCTCCGGCGTCACCATCGACTCCGGCTGCGACCTTCGGGCCGGGGTGTTGGAGATCGGCGAGCGGTCGGAAATCGCCCCGGACGTTCAGGTGCTGGTGGCGGAATCCTTCCTCCTCGGCATGGCCGCACGGGTTTCGTCACGGGTGCGCATTCTCTGTCGCGATTTCTCCGCCGGGCGGCTCTACTACATGGGCGACGAGGCCTGCGTCGGCTACGGCGGCACCACCACTTCGACGGCGCGGGTGAAGATCGGCCACCACGTCACCATCGGCCAGCACTCGATCCTCAACTCGAATCACCTGATCGAGATCGGAGACGACGTCGGCACCGGCTCCTATCTCGCCCTGTGGACCCACGGCTACCACTTCGGACACGGTCCGCTGGAGGGCATTGAGCCGGCCTATGCGGCTATCCGCGTCGAGCGCAACGCCTGGCTGGGATTCCAGGTCACCCTTCTGCCGGGGGTCACGGTGGGGGAGAACTCGATTCTCGCCGCCGGCTCGGTGGTGACGCGGAGTATCCCGCCCAACGTCCTCGCCGCCGGAGCGCCGGCAAAGGTCAAGAAGGAGCTGGGCGATCAGAGCGTGCGGGGAGCCGAAGCGGTCGAGGCGGTAGCGCGAGTGCTGCGCGCCTGGCAGCGGGAGCTGGAGTGGAAAGGCTGCTCCGTGACCGGCGATTTCGAGCGGCCGGAAGGCGCGGAGATAACCGTTCGCCTGGCCGACGGCTCGGGATCCACCCGCGTGGTCCTGCTGGCGGACGGTCAGGGGGTGCCGGAACGCCAGGCTGACGCCGAGACCCTGGTGCTGGTCACGGTCGACGAGCGGCCGGAGATCGGCGCCCTAGCGGATGCGAGTACCAGCGTTTTCCACCTGCGGGCGGGTCGCCTCCGCGGCGCCCGAACGCCTGTCGTCGAAGATCTGCGCGATCAGTTTCGCCGCTACGCCATGCCCTGCGGCGACGACCGCACCTTCTCCTCCATCGAGCCCCAGCCCTTCGCCCGGCTGCGGGCGGTGACCTCCGGCGGATGA
- a CDS encoding aspartate/glutamate racemase family protein, with amino-acid sequence MALSTKDLAARRGASPEPRVVGLLGGMSWPSSEVYYREINRAVQARRGGSHSARVLLWSDDYRTVEQMQLAGDWAGAGELLASAARRLEAGGADLLAIACNTMHRVAAAVREASNLPFIDLVEATAREVQRHGISRAVVLGTGFTLDLPLYPERLRAHGIEPMRPAAGDRALLDRLIYDELCVGVVTDGARRRLAELIERAVDQGANGVVLACTELGLIADRATVAGAPIVDSTQAHIAALVDASLEPLEATS; translated from the coding sequence ATGGCCCTCTCGACGAAGGACCTCGCAGCCCGGAGAGGCGCTTCCCCGGAGCCCCGAGTCGTCGGCCTGCTCGGCGGCATGAGCTGGCCGTCCTCGGAGGTCTACTACCGTGAAATCAACCGGGCCGTGCAGGCGCGCCGCGGCGGCTCCCATTCGGCCCGCGTCCTGCTCTGGTCGGACGACTACCGCACCGTTGAACAGATGCAGCTTGCCGGCGACTGGGCCGGGGCGGGGGAGCTGTTGGCCTCGGCGGCGCGGCGCCTCGAAGCTGGCGGCGCCGATTTGCTGGCCATCGCCTGCAACACCATGCACCGAGTGGCGGCGGCCGTGCGCGAAGCCTCGAATCTGCCGTTCATCGATCTGGTCGAAGCGACCGCCCGGGAGGTTCAACGTCATGGAATCTCCCGCGCGGTGGTCCTCGGCACCGGTTTCACCCTCGATCTGCCGCTCTACCCGGAGAGGTTACGGGCCCACGGCATCGAGCCGATGCGGCCCGCCGCCGGCGATCGCGCCCTCCTCGACCGCCTGATCTATGACGAACTCTGTGTCGGCGTGGTGACCGATGGGGCTCGACGGAGGCTGGCCGAGCTGATCGAGCGCGCCGTCGATCAGGGAGCGAACGGGGTCGTTCTGGCCTGCACGGAACTGGGACTGATCGCCGACCGGGCCACCGTCGCCGGCGCTCCCATCGTCGACTCGACCCAAGCGCACATCGCAGCTCTGGTGGACGCCTCCCTCGAGCCGCTGGAGGCGACCTCGTGA